In Chlorocebus sabaeus isolate Y175 chromosome 19, mChlSab1.0.hap1, whole genome shotgun sequence, a single genomic region encodes these proteins:
- the APOL2 gene encoding apolipoprotein L2: protein MNPESNTFIEDSLKYFQDRVSRENLLQLLTDGRAWNEFLVAAGLSRDEADVLRKALNKLVSHMVTKDKNRHDKDQQHREWFLKEFPRLKKELEDHIRMLRSLADQVQRVHRGTTITNVVANSISTTSGALSLLGLGLAPFSEGLSLLLMGTGAGLGAASAVTGITSSVVELVKQLQARNQARSLDQSSTDAVNVVKEFVGGNTPNFLTLVDSYSTFTQRIGRDIRAIRQSRVNPQLGAYAPPPQVIGRISVEGGEQVERVAEGPALAVSRGAMTVGAATGAILLLLDVVNTVYETKHLLQGAKSELAEELKKQAQDLEGKLNVLIKIHEMLQ from the exons AGAGTAACACCTTTATTGAGGATTCCCTTAAGTATTTCCAAGACCGAGTGAGCAGAGAGAATCTGCTACAACTGCTGACTGATGGTAGAGCCTGGAACGAATTCCTGGTTGCTGCTGGACTATCCAG GGATGAGGCAGATGTGCTCCGTAAAGCTCTGAACAAGCTTGTGAGTCACATGGTCACGAAGGACAAAAACCGCCATGATAAAGACCAGCAGCACAGGGAGTGGTTTTTGAAAGAGTTTCCTCGCTTGAAAAAGGAGCTTGAGGATCACATAAGGATGCTCCGTTCCCTCGCAGACCAGGTTCAGCGGGTCCACAGAGGCACCACAATTACCAATGTGGTGGCCAACTCTATTAGCACTACCTCTGGTGCCCTGAGCCTCCTTGGCCTGGGTCTGGCACCCTTCTCTGAAGGACTCAGTCTTTTGCTCATGGGCACTGGAGCGGGTTTAGGAGCAGCATCTGCTGTGACTGGGATTACCAGCAGTGTCGTGGAACTAGTAAAGCAATTGCAGGCACGAAACCAAGCTCGCAGCTTGGACCAAAGCAGCACTGATGCAGTGAATGTGGTGAAGGAGTTTGTGGGTGGGAACACACCCAACTTTCTTACCTTAGTTGACAGTTATTCCACCTTCACACAACGCATTGGGAGGGACATCCGTGCCATCAGACAAAGCAGAGTCAACCCTCAGTTAGGAGCATATGCCCCACCCCCCCAGGTCATTGGGCGAATCTCAGTTGAAGGTGGTGAACAGGTTGAGAGGGTTGCTGAAGGCCCCGCCCTGGCAGTGAGCAGAGGAGCCATGACCGTGGGTGCAGCCACTGGAGCCATCTTGCTTCTGCTGGATGTGGTCAACACTGTGTATGAGACAAAGCACTTGCTTCAGGGGGCAAAGTCAGAGTTAGCTGAGGAGCTGAAGAAACAAGCTCAGGACCTGGAGGGGAAGCTCAACGTTCTCATCAAGATCCATGAGATGTTGCAGTAG